From Vicinamibacterales bacterium, a single genomic window includes:
- the rimP gene encoding ribosome maturation factor RimP: protein MERLDRVRSLAERIAESYGLQVFDLQFRREAVGWILRVTIDRVGQADTQGRPGAPADSVGVDDCRHVSADLSALLDVEDVIEQKYTLEVTSPGLDRPLRGPADYERFRGRLAQVVTSEPVDGQKHFRGRLHGIEEDRVVLEGDGGRILRVPLSAVSRARLEVEF from the coding sequence GTGGAGCGCCTCGACCGGGTCCGATCGCTGGCCGAGCGAATCGCGGAGTCGTACGGACTCCAGGTATTCGACCTGCAGTTCCGGCGCGAGGCAGTGGGGTGGATCCTGCGCGTCACCATCGATCGCGTGGGCCAGGCCGACACGCAGGGACGACCCGGTGCGCCGGCCGATTCGGTGGGCGTGGACGATTGCCGCCACGTCAGTGCCGACTTGAGCGCGCTGCTCGACGTCGAGGACGTCATCGAGCAGAAGTACACGCTCGAGGTCACCTCGCCCGGCCTCGACCGGCCGCTGCGGGGCCCGGCGGACTACGAACGGTTCCGCGGCCGGCTGGCGCAGGTGGTGACCAGCGAACCGGTCGACGGACAGAAGCACTTTCGCGGACGATTACACGGCATCGAGGAGGATCGCGTGGTACTCGAGGGTGACGGAGGCCGGATCCTCCGGGTTCCGCTCTCGGCCGTCTCCCGTGCCCGGCTCGAAGTCGAGTTCTGA